The Eubacteriales bacterium genomic sequence TATGTTTAATTTCCGCATTCATCGTGGTGGGCATGTTCATGGCAAACAGAACCCGTGGATTTAAGCGCGCCGCTTAAATACGCATTTACGGCATCTGCAGCTTTACCGCTTGCACCAGTAATTGTCTTTATCCCTTTATCATTAAATATTTGAATAGCACTACCGCCTATACCCCCTGCAATTACAATTTCTACGCCTAAATCATTTAAAAAGTTTGGCAGATACCCAGGCCTGTGCCCTGGATTTGGTATAGATCCACTATCAACGACTTTGTTATCTTCTA encodes the following:
- a CDS encoding NifB/NifX family molybdenum-iron cluster-binding protein; translation: MKIAVASEKDMVTEHFGHCENFNIYVVEDNKVVDSGSIPNPGHRPGYLPNFLNDLGVEIVIAGGIGGSAIQIFNDKGIKTITGASGKAADAVNAYLSGALKSTGSVCHEHAHHDECGN